From a single bacterium genomic region:
- the def gene encoding peptide deformylase, which yields MNKPFDETTETHKVIIYGHPTLRKRAADVTVFDDNLRRFAREMFATMEEYEGVGLAAPQVDRSVRLIVVGIPDEEREDMFFMAAVNPVVKESSGTLDYEEGCLSIPDIRETVTRPESITVEYDTLEGEHKTLHASGMLARVLQHEIDHLNGILFIDHLSPVRRALLSSKLKRLERESQES from the coding sequence ATGAACAAGCCCTTCGACGAGACGACAGAAACCCACAAAGTTATCATCTACGGTCATCCGACGCTGCGCAAGCGCGCGGCCGATGTTACCGTCTTTGACGATAACCTGCGCCGGTTTGCGCGCGAGATGTTTGCCACCATGGAGGAATACGAAGGCGTCGGACTTGCCGCGCCGCAGGTGGACAGGTCTGTCCGCCTGATTGTCGTCGGCATTCCTGATGAAGAACGCGAAGACATGTTCTTTATGGCCGCGGTCAATCCCGTTGTCAAGGAATCCTCGGGCACACTCGATTACGAAGAAGGATGCTTGTCTATTCCGGATATTCGTGAAACCGTCACGCGGCCGGAGTCCATTACCGTCGAATACGACACTCTCGAAGGTGAACACAAAACGTTGCACGCGTCGGGGATGCTCGCCCGTGTCCTGCAGCACGAAATCGATCACCTGAACGGGATTCTCTTCATTGACCACCTCTCTCCGGTTCGCCGTGCCTTGTTGAGCAGCAAGCTTAAACGCCTCGAACGCGAATCGCAGGAGTCCTGA
- a CDS encoding methionyl-tRNA formyltransferase, which produces MRVAFCGNPAFALPTLEALLQSAHEVVAVISSPDRPQGRGRKLAPMPVKKFALEKDLPVLTPQKLRDPDFLLELTGLNLDALIVVAFRILPHEMFTLPRWGALNVHPSLLPKGRGPAPIQWTLLRGETETGVSIIRLTEEIDGGGILDQRRTPVQSHESFGDLHDRLARMGAGMLVEVLDALESGISLQPVMQDESQVTTARKLKPEDYLLNFNLPATDLLNRIRAFAPFPGAIAKAGQFSLKILSAQIDSEASPIPAAQLKLFHDSMSIGTADHPLSLKYVKPSGGKAMPVAEYLRGRPQLPERFD; this is translated from the coding sequence GTGCGTGTTGCCTTTTGCGGCAATCCGGCTTTTGCGTTGCCTACTCTTGAAGCGTTGCTGCAAAGTGCCCATGAAGTCGTTGCCGTCATTTCAAGCCCTGACCGGCCGCAGGGACGCGGACGCAAGCTCGCGCCCATGCCCGTCAAGAAGTTCGCATTGGAGAAGGATCTACCGGTCCTCACTCCTCAAAAACTTAGAGACCCGGACTTTCTGCTTGAACTGACCGGCCTGAACCTCGATGCGCTCATCGTCGTTGCCTTTCGAATCCTGCCGCATGAGATGTTCACTTTGCCGCGTTGGGGCGCGCTCAATGTCCACCCCAGCCTGCTTCCGAAAGGGCGCGGTCCGGCTCCGATTCAATGGACTCTGCTTCGAGGTGAAACCGAAACTGGTGTCTCTATAATCCGGCTGACAGAAGAGATTGACGGCGGCGGTATCCTCGACCAGCGGAGGACTCCCGTTCAAAGCCATGAGAGTTTCGGTGACCTGCATGATCGTCTTGCACGCATGGGTGCCGGCATGCTTGTTGAAGTCCTGGATGCTCTTGAGTCCGGAATCAGTCTCCAGCCCGTCATGCAGGACGAGTCGCAAGTCACCACCGCGCGGAAGCTTAAGCCGGAAGATTACTTGCTGAACTTTAATCTGCCGGCAACCGATCTCCTGAACAGAATTCGTGCATTTGCTCCGTTCCCCGGAGCAATTGCCAAGGCCGGTCAATTCAGCCTGAAGATTCTGTCCGCTCAGATCGACTCTGAGGCAAGCCCGATTCCCGCGGCGCAACTCAAGCTATTCCATGACTCTATGAGCATTGGAACGGCCGACCATCCCCTCTCGTTAAAGTATGTGAAACCTTCCGGAGGCAAGGCCATG
- the yajC gene encoding preprotein translocase subunit YajC, which translates to MPNLFTSPVFYPLLQAEGQQAPSMLGALLPFVLIIVVMYFLMIRPQQKRQKAHAAMLAALKQGDEVVTMGGVYGTIAGIDEKENTMWLKIANEVKIKVERSSIARVISA; encoded by the coding sequence ATGCCCAACCTATTCACGTCACCTGTTTTCTATCCCCTTCTTCAAGCCGAAGGCCAGCAGGCTCCAAGTATGCTCGGCGCATTACTGCCGTTTGTGCTCATCATCGTCGTCATGTACTTCCTGATGATTCGGCCCCAGCAAAAAAGGCAGAAAGCACACGCCGCCATGCTCGCTGCGTTGAAGCAGGGCGACGAAGTCGTCACCATGGGCGGAGTTTACGGCACGATTGCCGGCATCGATGAGAAAGAGAATACAATGTGGCTGAAGATAGCAAACGAAGTCAAAATCAAGGTCGAACGCAGTTCCATCGCGCGCGTCATCAGCGCCTGA
- the tgt gene encoding tRNA guanosine(34) transglycosylase Tgt, whose amino-acid sequence MTAHPFRVLHEDSSGTSARRTVLSTEHGDIHTPHFFPVGTLGVVKTLTPRELHESNVQAMLSNSYHLYLRPGLDILKQAGGLHRFMKWDRPILTDSGGFQVFSLAEIRKVHQDGVRFQSHLDGSYHEFTPESVVNIQRHIGSDIMMVLDLCPPYPCSHGQADEWNRLTVKWARMAQVAELEQPLLYGHRQNLWGIVQGSTYPDLRRESAAALIDLNFPGYAIGGMAVGEPKSIFNELVPLTADLLPKDKPRYLMGVGFPEDLLRCVSWGIDFFDCVLPTRNGRNGCAFTWNGRVIIKAARHKESFFPLDDSCGCYTCQTYDRAYLRHLFVCDELLGLRLISLHNVHFYQDLMRQIRTHIEAGDFKSWLESVLPTVEQKDS is encoded by the coding sequence ATAACCGCGCACCCGTTCCGCGTGCTACACGAAGATTCCTCCGGCACGAGCGCGCGCAGAACTGTTCTTTCTACCGAACACGGCGACATTCACACTCCGCACTTCTTTCCCGTCGGAACACTGGGTGTCGTCAAGACATTGACACCGCGCGAGCTTCATGAATCCAATGTGCAGGCGATGCTGTCCAACAGCTATCACCTGTACCTCCGACCCGGTCTGGACATTCTGAAACAAGCCGGCGGCTTGCATCGTTTCATGAAGTGGGACAGACCGATTCTCACCGACTCCGGTGGTTTTCAGGTTTTTTCACTCGCAGAGATTCGCAAAGTACACCAAGACGGCGTCCGTTTTCAATCGCACTTGGACGGCAGTTATCACGAATTCACGCCCGAATCCGTCGTCAACATACAGCGCCACATCGGCAGCGATATCATGATGGTGCTTGACCTTTGTCCGCCCTATCCATGCTCGCATGGACAGGCTGATGAATGGAATCGACTGACTGTAAAGTGGGCGAGAATGGCACAAGTAGCCGAACTCGAACAACCGTTGCTCTACGGCCATCGCCAAAACCTCTGGGGTATCGTACAAGGCTCCACTTATCCCGATTTGCGCCGCGAGTCTGCTGCCGCGCTAATCGACTTGAACTTCCCCGGTTACGCCATTGGTGGAATGGCCGTTGGCGAGCCCAAAAGCATCTTTAACGAACTCGTGCCGCTTACAGCTGATTTGCTGCCAAAGGACAAACCGCGCTATCTGATGGGAGTTGGCTTTCCGGAAGACTTGCTGCGTTGCGTCTCATGGGGAATTGACTTCTTTGATTGCGTTCTTCCTACGCGCAACGGCCGCAACGGTTGCGCATTCACCTGGAACGGCCGCGTCATCATCAAAGCCGCCCGACACAAAGAGTCATTTTTTCCACTTGATGACTCCTGCGGCTGCTACACCTGTCAAACCTATGATCGCGCGTATCTCCGCCATCTCTTCGTCTGTGACGAATTGCTCGGATTACGACTGATTTCTTTGCACAATGTCCATTTCTATCAAGACCTGATGCGGCAGATCCGGACACACATCGAAGCCGGTGACTTTAAGTCGTGGCTCGAATCCGTCCTGCCGACTGTTGAACAAAAAGATTCCTAA